In one Nostoc sp. KVJ3 genomic region, the following are encoded:
- a CDS encoding RNA polymerase sigma factor, RpoD/SigA family has protein sequence MPTVNTQTENLNTRFTADMVRTYLREIGRVPLLTREQEIVYGKQVQQMMTLIDAKEVLAKKLHREPDMSEWADVVQQSETEVQQTVAQGKRAKQKMIEANLRLVVAIAKKYQKRNMEFLDLIQEGTLGLERGVEKFDPMRGYKFSTYAYWWIRQAITRAIAQQGRTIRLPIHITEKLNKIKKVQRELAQTLGRSPTPAEIAKELELEPAQIREYLNMARQPVSLDVKVGDNQDTELQEMLEDGGPSPEYYTNQEFLRQDLNNLLAELTPQQREVLALRFGLEDGNEMSLAKVGERLNLSRERVRQLEHQALAHLRRRRANVQEYVAS, from the coding sequence ATGCCTACTGTCAATACCCAAACCGAAAACCTCAACACCAGATTCACGGCTGATATGGTGCGAACCTATCTGCGAGAAATTGGTCGTGTACCACTGCTAACCCGTGAACAAGAGATTGTATATGGGAAGCAGGTGCAACAAATGATGACGCTCATCGATGCCAAAGAGGTTTTAGCGAAGAAACTGCACCGTGAACCGGATATGTCAGAGTGGGCTGACGTGGTTCAACAATCGGAAACTGAAGTACAGCAAACTGTAGCGCAAGGTAAGCGGGCAAAGCAAAAAATGATCGAAGCGAATTTGCGCTTGGTCGTTGCTATTGCGAAAAAGTACCAAAAGCGAAATATGGAATTTCTGGATTTAATTCAGGAAGGAACACTAGGATTAGAGCGGGGTGTGGAGAAATTTGACCCAATGAGGGGTTATAAATTCTCGACTTACGCTTACTGGTGGATTCGCCAAGCAATTACCCGCGCGATCGCTCAACAAGGTCGTACTATCCGGTTGCCGATCCACATTACCGAAAAACTGAACAAAATCAAGAAAGTACAACGCGAGTTAGCTCAAACCTTGGGGCGATCGCCTACTCCAGCCGAAATTGCGAAAGAACTGGAACTAGAACCTGCTCAGATCCGTGAGTACCTAAACATGGCACGTCAACCAGTGTCTTTGGATGTTAAAGTTGGCGATAATCAAGATACTGAGTTGCAAGAAATGCTCGAAGATGGCGGCCCATCACCAGAGTATTACACCAACCAGGAATTCTTACGCCAAGATTTGAACAACCTGCTAGCAGAACTAACCCCGCAACAGCGAGAAGTTTTAGCCCTACGCTTTGGTTTAGAAGATGGTAACGAAATGTCATTGGCGAAAGTGGGTGAGAGACTGAATCTCAGCCGCGAACGTGTCCGCCAACTAGAGCATCAGGCTTTGGCTCATCTGCGCCGCCGTCGCGCCAATGTTCAAGAATACGTTGCTAGCTAA
- a CDS encoding helicase HerA domain-containing protein, translating into MNSGQPLGSVIQGSLTEGLEVRLHPDISVEDMRVGKFLVVQGMRSRFFCMLTDVALGAANARIIASPPSWEDTFLRDVLAGSGTYGTINLAPMLMFTPESEESFSPTNGKSANPFIPSVTGLASFVPQTSTTMELLPVKTIPSHFSQVYEASVDDFRRVFGWEDDPQRRNFSIGKPLDMDVPVCIDLNRFVERSNGVFGKSGTGKSFLTRLLLAGVIRKNAAVNLIFDMHSEYGWEAVAEGKNVNTVKGLKQLFPSKVEVYTLDPESTKRRGVRDAQELYLSYEQIEVEDIKLCSRDLGLSDAALDNANILYSEFGKSWIVQLLNMTNEEIEMFCDEKRGHKGSIMALQRKLLRMDSLKYMRAVCPQNYISKIVQCLESGKNVVIEFGSQSNMLSYMLVTNMITRRIHEHYVKKADKFLQSKNPCDRPTPLMITIEEAHRFLDPGVVQSTIFGTIARELRKYFVTLLVVDQRPSGIDNEVMSQIGTRITALLNDEKDIDAIFTGVSGGSGLRSVLAKLDSKQQALILGHAVPMPVVVRTRPYDATFYEEIGEPAWEEKPDAEVFAAAELAKADLGF; encoded by the coding sequence CGGGTTGGAAAGTTTCTTGTTGTCCAAGGGATGCGATCGCGCTTTTTTTGTATGCTGACAGATGTAGCATTGGGCGCTGCGAATGCCCGAATTATTGCTAGCCCCCCCAGTTGGGAAGACACTTTTTTACGAGATGTTTTAGCTGGAAGTGGCACTTACGGTACTATCAACCTCGCACCGATGTTGATGTTCACTCCCGAATCGGAAGAATCTTTCTCCCCAACAAATGGCAAATCGGCAAATCCTTTTATCCCATCAGTGACGGGTTTAGCTTCCTTTGTGCCACAAACGAGTACGACGATGGAATTGTTACCTGTTAAAACTATTCCTAGCCACTTTAGCCAAGTTTACGAAGCCAGTGTTGACGATTTTCGCCGCGTATTTGGTTGGGAAGATGACCCCCAAAGGCGCAATTTTTCCATCGGCAAACCTTTGGATATGGATGTGCCAGTTTGCATCGATTTAAACCGCTTTGTGGAACGGAGTAATGGGGTTTTTGGGAAATCTGGTACTGGTAAATCCTTTCTAACACGGCTACTTTTAGCTGGTGTTATCCGTAAAAATGCGGCAGTAAATTTGATTTTTGATATGCACTCGGAATATGGCTGGGAAGCCGTTGCAGAAGGGAAGAACGTCAATACAGTTAAGGGATTAAAACAGCTTTTTCCAAGTAAAGTAGAAGTCTATACCCTCGACCCCGAATCAACAAAGCGCCGGGGTGTGCGTGATGCTCAAGAACTTTATTTGAGTTACGAGCAAATTGAAGTTGAAGATATTAAGTTATGTAGTCGAGATTTAGGACTCTCTGATGCAGCCTTGGATAACGCCAATATCTTATATAGCGAGTTTGGCAAGTCTTGGATTGTCCAGTTGCTGAACATGACTAATGAAGAAATTGAGATGTTCTGCGACGAGAAGCGCGGACACAAAGGCTCGATTATGGCATTGCAGCGCAAACTTTTGCGGATGGATAGCTTGAAGTATATGCGAGCGGTCTGCCCCCAAAATTACATTAGTAAAATTGTGCAATGTCTGGAATCTGGGAAGAATGTTGTGATAGAATTTGGATCCCAGTCTAATATGCTCTCTTATATGTTGGTGACAAACATGATCACCCGCCGGATTCACGAGCATTACGTCAAAAAAGCAGATAAATTTCTGCAAAGCAAAAATCCTTGCGATCGCCCCACGCCGTTGATGATTACCATTGAAGAGGCGCATCGTTTCCTAGATCCAGGAGTGGTACAAAGCACTATCTTTGGGACTATTGCCCGTGAGTTACGGAAGTATTTTGTCACACTTTTGGTAGTCGATCAACGTCCATCGGGTATTGATAATGAGGTTATGTCCCAGATTGGAACTCGCATTACCGCTTTGCTGAATGACGAAAAAGACATTGATGCGATTTTTACAGGTGTATCTGGTGGTAGTGGACTGCGATCGGTTTTGGCAAAGTTAGACTCTAAGCAACAAGCCTTAATTTTGGGTCACGCTGTTCCGATGCCAGTAGTAGTACGTACCCGTCCTTACGACGCAACTTTTTACGAAGAAATTGGTGAACCAGCCTGGGAAGAAAAACCTGACGCGGAAGTATTCGCTGCGGCTGAACTCGCTAAAGCAGACCTGGGATTCTAA